ACAACTTAAAGAGGAAATTAAAGCCAGGACTTTAGAGGAAGTTGTTAATAAGTTAGAATTGGCCAAGGCGCTTTATGAAATAAAAAAAAATAAATTATACATATTTGATGGGTATGATAATTTTTATGAATTTTGTTTGGATTATAAGTTTAGTAGAACTATGATATATAGATATATTAAAATAGGTGCTTATTTGGAGAAGGAAAATGTGAGTGAACAAGATATTATGCAAAGTTCTTTGAATAAAATTATTAATGATATAAGAGTTAAAAAAAATTCTTCAGAGTGTAAGCCTGTTATTATTAGATTTAATTTGGAAGATAAAGAAAAGCAATTAATGCTTATTAAAAATAAGCAAAAACTTGAAAAGTTTTTGCTTAAATGTTTGCTGGATAATTGGGAATCGTTTATGGTTTAACTAGTTAATTAACTTTAGTTTATACTAAAAGTTAATTAACTAGTTAATTAACTTTTAGTA
This window of the Borrelia anserina Es genome carries:
- a CDS encoding chromosome replication/partitioning protein; the protein is MKVDIIDTIKSRVGDVVRVEDSSAKEKAQLRYRQLKEEIKARTLEEVVNKLELAKALYEIKKNKLYIFDGYDNFYEFCLDYKFSRTMIYRYIKIGAYLEKENVSEQDIMQSSLNKIINDIRVKKNSSECKPVIIRFNLEDKEKQLMLIKNKQKLEKFLLKCLLDNWESFMV